The sequence below is a genomic window from Bactrocera neohumeralis isolate Rockhampton chromosome 4, APGP_CSIRO_Bneo_wtdbg2-racon-allhic-juicebox.fasta_v2, whole genome shotgun sequence.
TGAGTTATTCATAAGGAACTTTGGGTATAGATCCCTTAGGAGGCGAGAGAAGGTTTCCTGTCACGCTAAAAGGCACAGGAGCTTGCGACTCGCACGTGGAACTATACAGAGGAATCAAAAATGGCTAATGTAATTGGAGTCGGAATCTAATACTCGGAGCTGGATCTCAGGCGACTCTTCAAGCTTCCGGAATAATGCAGTATGTTCCAGGCAGAAGTCTTTACGGGTAGCATGCAACATAAAGAAgatctaatatatatatacgtcgGTAGCCAAGCGACAATTAAGACAATATTCTCACATTTCACTAAGTTAGAGAATGCTCTTAGAAGCAGAGAGCTAGTAGATGTAGCGGCTGTCCGGAAAGCGGCTGCATAAATAATAAGTTCCAGACCACAAAGGAGTTTCAggaaacgaaatagctgatgagattgccaaaagtaCCATCCGTCTGGCTACCGAAACAGTACAGAAAATACGTAAGTCactaaaaatgaaatacaacgATATTTAGAAAGGACTGACAGTCGGATCAGGGCAAGATGGAATACCTTAAGGACATGCAGGATACCCAAAATCAAAGCCCGGAATAAAAACTCAGGACCAGTACATCCATGTATGCCGTGACATCCGGCCGTTATAGCTTAagctattttataaaaaaacttatctGCTGTACATAATTCTACAGAAGATTGGGTATatactacaaaaaataattacattaaatcTGTAAAACACAGTGATATTTCATAAGTTGCCTACCTGTGCCAGTCATTTCACATTTGTTCGCCATTAGTCTAGAATTTAATGACCaaatacttaaattaaattatttgcaattaaataaGTTTCGCTAAATTGAGCATTGCTTGACTTAAAAGCGCTAACAAATGGAAAGTGGTcgctataaaaatgaaaaatttaacgaaacTGCGGCAAAAACTGAGAGCAACAGTTATTGTGACATACCTACTTCCCACTAAGCTGCGCCATGAAGAATTTAGTCTTGATAATATTTTCCGTCAGTTTGGTATTGAAGGTAATATTAcatcttattttataatttataaaaaaactgtcACCAAATTTCACTGCACTACAATCGCGAATCCAACACAGCTCAGCAACTCGCTTAAAATCGACTGCGACAATCCCGAGTCGATTAAGGAGGATCGCATACACTATTGCTGCAAACATCCCGATGGCTATCAGGAGGTCGTGGACTCGTGCGCAAAGGAGACAGGCTTCAAATTCATCAAACACGATGAGGAGGCAATGGTCGACATAACGGTTGATCATGCCATAATGGGCACGTGCTTCGGCAAATGTGTCTTCAATAAACTGCAATTCATGAAAGGCGCTGATTTGGATATGGCTGCGGTACGCACGCACTTCGAGAACAAATCCAAAGCGGATCCCGAATATGCAAAGGAAATGATTAATGCATTTGATCACTGTCATGGCAAATGTGAGTAGAATGTAGCgtagtttttaaaacaaaatttcttcatttatatatgtttgttttcgtCCGTAGCCGTTGAAAACACCGCGAAATTCCTGTCCAATCCAATCTTCCGCCAAGCTCACGCTGAGTTCTGCGATCCCAAACCGGGTGTCATACTGGCCTGCGTAATACGTGAGTTCTTCCACAACTGTCCTGCGGATCGTTGGGCTAAAACGGAAGAGTGCAACACTGTGTTGGAATTCAGCAAGAAATGCAAGGATGCACTGACGACTATTTAAATATCAGTTTCCGTGGATCAAATGTTATTTGAAGTAATgatttatgaatatgaaaattaaaaatgatcgTTTGAGAATTTACAGTTAGAACATAACATCCAAATTTTATACTAGAAGGGTTAAGGTTATAAATAtgaattcaaaaactttttgtagCT
It includes:
- the LOC126754756 gene encoding general odorant-binding protein 66 → MKNLVLIIFSVSLVLKLSNSLKIDCDNPESIKEDRIHYCCKHPDGYQEVVDSCAKETGFKFIKHDEEAMVDITVDHAIMGTCFGKCVFNKLQFMKGADLDMAAVRTHFENKSKADPEYAKEMINAFDHCHGKSVENTAKFLSNPIFRQAHAEFCDPKPGVILACVIREFFHNCPADRWAKTEECNTVLEFSKKCKDALTTI